The Tachysurus vachellii isolate PV-2020 chromosome 21, HZAU_Pvac_v1, whole genome shotgun sequence region tataaataaatactatttgCGTTCAGACATAAACTGGATTAAAAAGACCTGAGATTATTTCTTTATCATGGAATTATGGATTCTTTTCCCCATGTTGTTCATGCTTTGCTCAGGAATCTTTCACACAGGTATGAACAACTTTCTTATAATTCGCCCAAAAATGTTCTAAATTTTCAGGCAtaatagaaattaaaaacaaacaaacaaacaaacaaacaaaaaacaacaactaatgCATAATAGACGTAAACTgtacacaattatttaaaagtCTGTCACAAATATAACCACAAGACCAAAAACACCtgacattaaataaagaaatgtagattttattttattttacctcGGTAGAagaattgtttaaaaatctGTTCATTGTGCAGGCCACGttcaaatcaaataataaaaataagtaaaaacttAAGACAGATGTTTGATTTCTCACTTTATTTAGATacaatatgctttttttcttttgaacacAGCTGTACCGGCTTCAGTCAGCACGCGCCACTCCAGACCCAAGCGATGCTCGTGCGCTACTTTTCTGGATAAAGAATGCGTGTATTTCTGCCACTTGGACATAATTTGGGTCAACACGCCTGAGTAAGTCTTTAGACAGACGTAATCAGAATGTGTCCCTATTGTAAAGCTTGCATGCGCCTTTGTGGCTTTTGACCCTTGTTTATTACCTGccttctgtctctcctctcagACGCACTGTCTCTTATGGACTTGGCAACGCGCCACGGAGGAAGCGCTCAGCGCAACAAACATCTCGTGCCGCCGACCTCCTGCGCTGCCAGTGCGCACAGAGCACCGACGGCACGTGCATGTCCTTCTGCAATACAAGCAACCCGTTAAGGTAAACACGCATTTAGCACATTATGGTTCTACACGTGTAGGAAAACATTCAACATCGGTTCCCTCAGCCAAAACACCCGAGAGTGCGCGAGCTTGCATGGACAAGTTTTAGTGGTATTTGTGTAGCGACTTTTCAAACTGGAGATTCCACGAATTTGAAGGCGCGTAAAAGAACTGCTCTTCTCATATATCATGgtatgcgctctctctctctctctctctctctctctctctctctctctgtatctctctctctctctttcttctgccccctctctctctgccccctctctctctgtctctctctctctctctctctctctctctctctctctctctctctctctctcgcgcgcgcgcacacaggcGTAAAGCAGCGCGTGACAAGGTGTTCCTACCGCCGGCGGCTGTGCAGAACAAAAGTGCAGAAAAGACCTGGCAGCCAAGAAGTCTGGGTAAGACAAACCACTGAAGCCTGAGAAAgatgatactgtagatagatgtgcaaaataaatttGACACCACACCATTTATTTgtagacatttattttaaaaagtaaaaaatgtaaagaaagagAAGTTGGTAATAGCACTGACGTCTGTTATAGACTCTCACTGACACTCAGTGGCAGCTTTCATTACTTTATCACATTGTGATTCGGTCATTAACGATAAATACGTTTCTTTCATTATTGGCTAAAATTTGTTGCTTATTAGGATACAAATCCAACTGCTCCCTTTGTCTGCAGGGATCGTAAAATAGGTGAACTCTCATTTGCAAGGGCCACCAGGATGCTCCAGCTGTTTCTGAAGAAATGGAGAATGAGGTTGTCCCACAACACTGAATATGCTGCCTCCTAGTGGCAGACACATGGCACAGGACTGTACAAGCTGCACCAAGACAGGGGCTTTCCAAGCAGAGACACCTTGTCCTGAAGCTGCCAGTGAGCGAGCAGATGCCACACATCCTCAGATGCCAAATCCTTCACACACAGGTTCTCTTGCAAATATGGCTTCTTTGGTGATAGTGTTTTATATGTTCTGTTCTTTTTCCAATCTGTATACTGATGTATCTGTAACTCTACTGGATATTTATTCAAGCATTTATGGAAAATGAATGCATTTAAAATCAAGCCATATTGGCCCAACTGATTGTCATATTTCTATGAAATGCTGTTATACTGTATCCACACTTGTGGTCTGCataataggaaataaaaaaaaatggtattatttaaaatgtaatatattttgttcTTGTATTATTTTGGTTACACAATTCAGTGCACAGTTCACATGTGTTAAGTAGAatccagaaataaataaaatataataaaataaataataaataaataaaataaataaattattaattataaattaataaattataaataaataaataaataaaataaatccccaAAATAAATGCTGGCTGATTAAACACATGATCTGGTTGGAAGTGATGGAGAATGCTTTAACAAACTCAGGGTCTTAATACAGAGTAAAGTACACCATGGTGCACAATGCCCTTCTACCTGCTAATAAGACAAACATAAGGTATTAATTAATTtcaaacattcactcactcatcttctaccgcttatccgaactacctcgggtcacggggagcctcaggtgtcatcgggcattgggcaggatacaccctggacggagtgccaactcatcgcagggcacacacacacactttcattcactcacgcaatcacacactacggacaattttccagagatgccattcaacctaccatgcatgtctttggaccgggggaggaaaccggagtacccggaggaaacctccgaggcacggggagaacatgcaaactccacacacacaaggcggaggcgggaattgaacccccaaccctggaggtgtgaggcgaacttgttaaccactaagccaccgtgcccccttaatttcaagcaattaaaataaatatgactgGAGTCATAATTTGCCTttaatcttcatcttcttcttctttctagtTTTATATCCTTCCAATACAAAGACATCACAAAGCTGTCCTGTACAAAATCACCACAAACAATTGagaactacagtacagtacacgcCCAGCAGGAGAATCTCAACCGGATCTTCAGATAGTATAGCTTGCTTCCAGGCATTGGGGGGCATTAAATACCTTCTGATAGAGCTTTGAAACTAGACACAAAGGCCCTCTCCTATCAAGCCAGGCCTAGGAGTCTCTAAGGACCTCAGCAG contains the following coding sequences:
- the edn1 gene encoding LOW QUALITY PROTEIN: endothelin-1 (The sequence of the model RefSeq protein was modified relative to this genomic sequence to represent the inferred CDS: inserted 1 base in 1 codon); the encoded protein is MELWILFPMLFMLCSGIFHTAVPASVSTRHSRPKRCSCATFLDKECVYFCHLDIIWVNTPERTVSYGLGNAPRRKRSAQQTSRAADLLRCQCAQSTDGTCMSFCNTSNPLRRKAARDKVXPTAGGCAEQKCRKDLAAKKSGDRKIGELSFARATRMLQLFLKKWRMRLSHNTEYAAS